One segment of Alligator mississippiensis isolate rAllMis1 chromosome 13, rAllMis1, whole genome shotgun sequence DNA contains the following:
- the FNDC10 gene encoding fibronectin type III domain-containing protein 10, whose protein sequence is MRAALLRALLCVWLGGPRAAPAPGPAEPWCPYKVLGEPRVCFRAPAPDFQCGARSCRAVRSAGGALVANVLRNGSVLLQWAPPGPGPGLRGFALNCSWAGTYTRFPCAAVQLGAACRDYLLPDAHGSVRYRLCLQPLYAPASAPAPPRAADCVEFSLEPAGMQDIVIAMTAVGGSICVMLVCICLLVAYITENLLPPPPSRRAPAPDTA, encoded by the coding sequence ATGCGGGCCGCGCTGCTGCGGGCGCTGCTGTGCGTGTGGCTGGGCGGGCCGCGCGCCGCCCCCGCGCCGGGCCCGGCCGAGCCGTGGTGCCCCTACAAGGTGCTGGGCGAGCCCCGCGTGTGCTTCCGCGCGCCGGCGCCCGACTTCCAGTGCGGCGCGCGGAGCTGCCGCGCCGTGCGCTCGGCCGGCGGCGCGCTCGTGGCCAACGTGCTGCGCAACGGCAGCGTGCTGCTGCAGTGGGCGCCgccgggccccggccccgggctgcgCGGCTTCGCGCTCAACTGCTCGTGGGCCGGCACCTACACGCGGTTCCCGTGCGCCGCCGTGCAGCTGGGCGCCGCCTGCCGCGACTACCTGCTGCCCGACGCGCACGGCAGCGTGCGCTACCgcctctgcctgcagccgctCTACGCGCCCGCGTCCGCACCCGCACCGCCCCGCGCCGCCGACTGCGTGGAGTTCAGCCTGGAGCCGGCCGGCATGCAAGACATCGTCATCGCCATGACCGCGGTCGGCGGCTCCATCTGCGTCATGCTGGTCTGTATCTGCCTGCTGGTGGCCTACATCACCGAGAAcctcctgccgccgccgccgagcCGCCGCGCGCCCGCCCCGGACACCGCCTAG